A single window of Sulfitobacter sp. JL08 DNA harbors:
- a CDS encoding alpha/beta fold hydrolase produces the protein MLNMIQFGRPTALPPLLIVHGLYGSARNWGVIAKRLSETRQVFTVDLRNHGQSDWFDSHTYDDLAGDLAQVTTHIGPPIDVLGHSMGGKAAMVLALSHPELVNRLVVADIAPVTYGHSQIEFIKAMKAVDLSRVTRRSEAEAQLGDLGVEPALQSFFTQSLDVPEKRWRLNLDALADQMPHIMSFPETAGTYTGPTLFLSGATSDYVTPEHRPRIKALFPNARFAKIPGAGHWLHAEKPREFVAALSTFLS, from the coding sequence ATGTTGAACATGATCCAGTTCGGGCGCCCCACTGCGCTGCCGCCCTTGCTGATTGTGCACGGGCTATACGGATCCGCGCGCAATTGGGGGGTGATCGCAAAACGTCTTTCGGAAACCCGGCAGGTGTTTACCGTTGATCTGCGCAATCATGGCCAAAGCGACTGGTTCGACAGCCACACTTACGATGATCTGGCCGGTGATCTGGCCCAGGTGACCACACATATCGGGCCGCCGATTGATGTGCTGGGTCATTCGATGGGGGGCAAGGCGGCGATGGTGCTGGCTCTGTCCCATCCGGAACTTGTAAATCGCCTTGTTGTCGCGGACATTGCCCCCGTAACCTATGGCCATTCACAAATCGAATTTATCAAGGCAATGAAGGCGGTTGATCTGTCCCGTGTCACACGCCGGTCTGAGGCTGAAGCGCAACTGGGCGATTTGGGTGTCGAGCCTGCGCTGCAAAGCTTTTTCACGCAGTCACTGGATGTGCCGGAAAAACGCTGGCGTCTGAACCTTGATGCGCTGGCCGATCAGATGCCGCACATCATGTCATTTCCCGAAACAGCGGGAACCTATACCGGGCCAACCCTGTTCCTGTCCGGGGCAACATCTGATTATGTCACCCCCGAACACCGCCCGCGTATCAAGGCGCTGTTCCCCAATGCGCGCTTTGCCAAAATCCCCGGTGCCGGGCATTGGTTACACGCTGAAAAACCGCGCGAATTCGTGGCGGCGCTGTCAACGTTCCTGTCGTGA